TTTGCTTTAATATTTGAACCATCACCAGAATAAAAGGTCCCTTCACCCTTTAAAACAACAATATATACTGGAGAAGTAGGAGAACTATGCTCTTTAATCTCTTGTCCGGGCTCCAGGGCAAAGTGTAACAGTCTTCCATTTTTATCAGCATGAATAGATTGAGCTATAGGATGCTCGTCACTAAATTTTATATCCTTGAGCAACTCTACATGTTCCATAATCTCACCTTCTTCAATAATATTTGAAACAAGCTTAACAATACCCTAGTTAATCTTTAACAAAAATTACAGGCCTTATTACTCTCCTACCGAAATAGCTCCAGGAAACGGAGGTTCAACGCAGCAGTAAAATACTCCGTTTGTTGAATAACACTTCTCATCCTTACTAGGACAAGGTTCGGCCGGACTGCATGGATCCGCAGAGCACGCGCCTTGAGGCTCTGGCATCTGTATTTCTTCTTCCTGTAATTCAGAAGCCAAGGAGAATGAAACAGATAGAAAGAACAAAACTAAACTTAGTCTTAAG
This portion of the Thermodesulfobacteriota bacterium genome encodes:
- a CDS encoding cupin domain-containing protein; translation: MEHVELLKDIKFSDEHPIAQSIHADKNGRLLHFALEPGQEIKEHSSPTSPVYIVVLKGEGTFYSGDGSNIKAKLGSIIMYEVGEKHSIKAGEEQLVFVAILHGAPRKEN